From a single Streptomyces sp. NBC_00377 genomic region:
- a CDS encoding transporter, which produces MNGSLRTGSLWHGSLWLAWRQQRVLVGVGAAALATAAAIAAYNRSGMLDALHSGLFDHCGTGPLYCTQSDTGVPLLLDIEPLKFLGTLNIVLPVIIGVFWGAPLLGRDRELGTHRMVLAQGVSRGRWFASRMALAAVTTVAVSSVLAGLFAWWWQPAADRSYGLFWYENTALSGSGPSVVAAALFGLAAGTLLGLLARRVLAAMGLTLLVTGATTLLLHWTHRTRLLVPPHTYTSAGSTPKPPMDEKWSTGHYGLITASGRHDDVMNCPFPSSTQLKECMAQHGYVARFYEANPASDYWTFQWTDTALLGGLALLLTAVTMLLLRRRV; this is translated from the coding sequence GTGAACGGCTCCCTCCGAACCGGCTCTCTCTGGCACGGCTCCCTCTGGCTCGCCTGGCGTCAGCAGCGAGTGCTGGTCGGCGTCGGCGCGGCCGCACTGGCCACCGCCGCGGCGATCGCCGCGTACAACCGCTCGGGCATGCTGGACGCCCTGCACAGCGGACTGTTCGACCACTGCGGCACCGGACCGCTGTACTGCACGCAGTCCGACACCGGCGTGCCCCTGCTGCTGGACATCGAGCCGCTGAAGTTCCTCGGCACGCTGAACATCGTGCTGCCCGTCATCATCGGCGTCTTCTGGGGCGCGCCCCTGCTGGGCCGCGACCGGGAACTGGGCACGCACCGCATGGTCCTCGCCCAAGGCGTGAGCCGCGGCCGGTGGTTCGCCTCCCGGATGGCGCTCGCCGCGGTGACCACGGTGGCCGTCTCCAGCGTGCTCGCGGGGCTGTTCGCGTGGTGGTGGCAACCGGCCGCGGACCGGAGTTACGGCCTGTTCTGGTACGAGAACACCGCCCTGAGCGGCTCGGGCCCGAGTGTCGTCGCAGCCGCCCTGTTCGGCCTGGCGGCCGGCACACTGCTGGGTTTGCTGGCCCGCCGGGTGCTGGCCGCGATGGGTCTGACCCTCCTGGTGACAGGGGCGACGACCCTCCTGCTGCATTGGACGCACAGGACCCGCCTGCTGGTCCCGCCGCACACCTACACCAGCGCCGGCAGCACCCCCAAGCCGCCCATGGACGAGAAGTGGTCGACCGGCCACTACGGGCTGATCACCGCCTCCGGCCGCCACGACGACGTAATGAACTGCCCTTTCCCCTCAAGCACCCAGCTCAAGGAGTGCATGGCCCAGCACGGCTACGTCGCCCGCTTCTACGAGGCCAACCCGGCCAGCGACTACTGGACCTTCCAGTGGACCGACACAGCCCTTCTCGGCGGCCTCGCCCTCCTGCTCACGGCCGTCACCATGCTGCTCCTGCGCCGCCGCGTCTGA
- a CDS encoding class I SAM-dependent methyltransferase, producing the protein MPADAKSPKKLRNNRAALTHKVGYALRHPGRVAPYLSRAGRDAWLRLKHPDHVGYYRAVMASDTRRNPEAAVGSQTHDRWLALGQMQFDYLTEHGLRPEHRMLDIGCGNLRGGWRFIDHLDAGHYYGIDISPDILIAAKRTLAERHLQDKLPHLTITGDLTLDFLPSDHFDVIHAHSVFSHSPLDVIEECLAHVGRVLTDTGFFDFTFDRTEGAEHQVLREDFYYRTETLLALTRKHGLHACFMDDWEERPHGQSKIRVSR; encoded by the coding sequence ATGCCCGCAGACGCCAAGTCACCGAAGAAACTGCGCAACAACCGCGCCGCCCTCACCCACAAGGTCGGCTACGCCCTGCGCCACCCCGGCCGCGTCGCCCCATACCTCAGCCGGGCCGGCCGGGACGCCTGGCTGCGCCTGAAGCACCCCGACCACGTCGGCTACTACCGGGCCGTCATGGCCTCCGACACCCGCCGCAACCCCGAAGCCGCGGTCGGCAGTCAGACCCATGACCGCTGGCTGGCGCTCGGGCAGATGCAGTTCGACTACCTCACCGAGCACGGGCTGCGCCCCGAGCACCGCATGCTCGACATCGGCTGCGGCAACCTGCGCGGCGGCTGGCGCTTCATCGACCACCTCGACGCCGGCCACTACTACGGCATCGACATCTCGCCCGACATCCTGATCGCCGCCAAGAGGACTCTCGCCGAGCGCCACCTCCAGGACAAGCTGCCGCACCTGACCATCACCGGCGACCTCACCCTGGACTTCCTGCCCAGCGACCACTTCGACGTCATCCACGCGCACAGCGTCTTCTCCCACTCGCCGCTGGACGTCATCGAGGAGTGCCTCGCCCACGTCGGCCGGGTGCTGACCGACACCGGGTTCTTCGACTTCACCTTCGACCGCACCGAGGGCGCCGAACACCAGGTTCTGCGCGAGGACTTCTACTACCGCACCGAGACCCTCCTGGCCCTGACCCGCAAGCACGGCCTGCATGCCTGCTTCATGGACGACTGGGAGGAACGCCCGCACGGCCAGTCGAAGATACGCGTCAGCCGCTGA
- a CDS encoding DUF6193 family natural product biosynthesis protein, whose translation MIRRRPPPRPADSVPGDQVRETIRSIKWSPLTVLLVHDGDVNRGAAGDAAVEAGWQTVRDDGRVRTELLEAAYAEPRLRQLFPWTGMGELHFSRCTGQRWTWDIPYIQPAAGETYWVSGPLRTQTVGPALTAQDAIAMVVQRLPAGCGPAFPGTPEELAAHEAATQKQLTDES comes from the coding sequence ATGATCAGACGAAGGCCGCCCCCGCGTCCGGCGGACTCCGTTCCGGGTGATCAAGTTCGAGAGACCATTCGGTCAATCAAGTGGTCCCCGTTGACCGTCCTCCTCGTGCACGATGGGGATGTGAACAGGGGTGCAGCAGGCGATGCCGCCGTTGAAGCAGGCTGGCAGACGGTACGCGACGACGGACGTGTGCGGACGGAACTACTGGAAGCGGCCTACGCGGAACCCCGCCTGCGGCAACTTTTTCCCTGGACCGGGATGGGCGAACTTCACTTCAGTCGCTGCACCGGCCAGCGGTGGACCTGGGATATCCCCTACATCCAGCCCGCCGCCGGAGAGACCTACTGGGTCTCGGGCCCTCTTCGAACCCAGACGGTGGGCCCGGCCCTCACAGCTCAAGACGCCATCGCCATGGTGGTCCAACGCCTCCCCGCGGGATGTGGTCCTGCCTTCCCTGGTACTCCCGAAGAACTCGCAGCTCACGAGGCCGCAACGCAGAAGCAGCTGACGGACGAAAGTTAA
- a CDS encoding RNA-guided endonuclease TnpB family protein, whose amino-acid sequence MPGTEVVRAYRFALDPSDAERATLSRYSGACRWAYNYAVAKKTQAHQAWADRRTAYLEAGLSEGEAQARIKADGAELTDRVKVWDHHRKSLTLTVVGKPPLPAMQPPAGQEALVRRLAVARADAAGTSGERELLAESRATVNALKAQAFTAGFRTPTATDTSALWRMERDLPREEGGSPWWREVNVYCFTSGFDRAQVAWKYWQDSLAGHRAGQRQGYPRFKKKGHTESFSLFHDVKRPIIRLEGYRRLVMPGLGSIRIHNSGKRLARLVERGRAVIQSVTVSRGGHRWYASVLAKVQQDAPVLWVHIHDDGTRTRYLSRTQAEKAAGNCGRVRQIGRPTARQRAGGLVGVDLGSHHLVALSSPLDPADPATALVPHPPLLTDSLAKLAKAQRAMSRCQQGSGRWKKASARVSRIHQQITVRRASFLHGLSKKLATGFTHVAIEDLDLTALTTSTRDTPDKPGKNVTVKARFNRQLLDAGPGSLRKKLTYKTAWYGSQLVVLDQGEPVTGTCAKCKERNSSSDPSCSTFHCPSCGAVVHRHENSTANIVDAAHRKLRTVASDRGETQNARRATGSPGAPKAPGQGALSEKTPADAGATPGERSPSVPQQHHNQRGRAATPKAPKPFSRRSLRAGMIRLLADRQLHHDASDE is encoded by the coding sequence ATGCCCGGCACAGAGGTGGTGCGGGCGTACCGGTTCGCCCTGGATCCCTCCGATGCCGAGCGCGCCACCCTGTCCCGCTATTCCGGCGCCTGCCGGTGGGCCTACAACTACGCCGTGGCCAAGAAGACCCAGGCCCACCAGGCATGGGCCGACCGCCGCACCGCCTACCTGGAGGCGGGGCTGAGTGAGGGCGAGGCGCAGGCGCGGATCAAGGCCGACGGCGCCGAGCTCACCGACCGCGTCAAGGTGTGGGACCACCACCGCAAGAGCCTCACGCTCACCGTCGTCGGTAAACCGCCGCTGCCCGCGATGCAGCCCCCGGCCGGACAGGAGGCCCTAGTCCGCCGGCTGGCCGTCGCCCGCGCGGACGCCGCCGGCACCAGCGGTGAACGCGAGCTCCTGGCTGAGAGCCGGGCCACGGTGAACGCGCTCAAGGCCCAGGCGTTCACTGCCGGTTTCCGCACGCCGACCGCCACCGACACCAGCGCCCTGTGGCGGATGGAACGGGACCTGCCCAGGGAGGAGGGCGGCAGCCCCTGGTGGAGGGAGGTCAACGTCTACTGCTTCACCTCCGGCTTCGACCGCGCCCAGGTCGCCTGGAAGTACTGGCAGGACTCGCTCGCCGGCCACCGCGCCGGCCAGCGCCAGGGATACCCCCGTTTCAAGAAGAAGGGCCACACAGAGTCGTTTTCTCTCTTCCATGACGTGAAGAGGCCGATCATCCGTCTGGAGGGCTACCGGCGCCTGGTAATGCCAGGCCTGGGCAGCATCCGCATCCACAACTCCGGTAAGCGCCTCGCGCGGCTCGTAGAGCGCGGGCGGGCCGTCATCCAGTCCGTGACCGTCTCCCGCGGCGGCCACCGCTGGTACGCCTCCGTGCTGGCCAAGGTGCAGCAGGACGCGCCCGTGCTGTGGGTACACATCCACGACGACGGCACCCGCACCCGGTACCTGAGCCGTACCCAGGCCGAGAAGGCCGCGGGAAACTGCGGACGCGTCCGGCAGATCGGCCGCCCCACCGCCCGCCAGCGCGCCGGCGGCCTCGTCGGCGTCGACCTTGGCTCACACCACCTGGTCGCTCTGTCCAGCCCCCTCGACCCGGCCGACCCCGCCACCGCCCTCGTACCGCACCCCCCTCTGCTCACCGACAGCCTGGCCAAGCTCGCCAAGGCCCAGCGCGCGATGTCCCGTTGCCAGCAGGGGTCGGGGCGGTGGAAGAAGGCCTCCGCCCGGGTCTCCCGCATCCACCAGCAGATCACGGTGCGACGTGCCTCGTTCCTGCACGGCCTGTCCAAGAAGCTGGCCACCGGGTTCACGCACGTGGCGATCGAAGACCTCGACCTCACCGCTCTCACCACCTCGACCAGGGACACCCCGGACAAGCCGGGCAAGAACGTTACGGTCAAGGCCCGCTTCAACCGGCAGCTCCTGGACGCCGGCCCGGGCAGTCTCCGCAAGAAGCTCACATACAAGACCGCCTGGTACGGCTCGCAGCTCGTCGTCCTCGACCAGGGCGAGCCCGTCACCGGCACCTGCGCGAAGTGCAAGGAGCGAAACTCAAGCTCCGACCCATCGTGCAGCACCTTCCACTGCCCCTCGTGCGGTGCGGTCGTACACCGACACGAGAACAGCACCGCGAACATCGTCGACGCGGCGCACAGGAAACTCAGGACGGTCGCCTCCGATAGGGGGGAGACCCAAAACGCTCGCCGAGCCACTGGAAGTCCCGGAGCCCCCAAGGCTCCCGGGCAAGGGGCATTAAGCGAGAAGACACCGGCTGACGCCGGTGCCACCCCCGGGGAGCGATCCCCGAGCGTCCCGCAACAGCACCACAACCAACGCGGCAGGGCAGCTACGCCGAAGGCCCCCAAGCCATTCAGCCGCCGCTCCCTACGCGCCGGGATGATCCGTCTTCTGGCAGATCGACAGCTGCACCACGACGCGTCGGACGAGTGA